A region of Streptomyces sp. TG1A-60 DNA encodes the following proteins:
- a CDS encoding sugar ABC transporter permease: MTTTPTTSPEAATPPPGSGPAAETTDKKVPRGHRRLLTRRDRLTLGLMAGLPTILHVALVWVTALASIALAFATWDGIGFDSIKWVGLQNFRELFTINPQFWPAVQHNIIWFAALILIPTPLGLFLAVQLDKQIRFSRVYQTAFFLPVVVSMAVIGFVWQLVYNPDTGLINSLIGANQPGHYIDWIGDPDLNLWAILIAASWRHAGYMMILYLAGLKSVDPSLREASALDGANEWQTFKSVIFPTLRPTNTVVLVVTIIEALRAFDLVFVFNKGAEGTELLSILVTNNIIGESSRIGYGSAIAVVLLVISLAVIIPYLIATFRKERQA, translated from the coding sequence ATGACGACCACTCCCACCACGAGCCCGGAGGCGGCCACGCCGCCTCCGGGCTCCGGCCCTGCCGCCGAGACAACCGACAAGAAGGTGCCCCGGGGGCACCGGCGTCTGCTCACCCGCCGTGACCGGCTCACGCTGGGCCTGATGGCGGGTCTGCCGACGATCCTGCACGTCGCCCTCGTCTGGGTCACCGCTCTCGCGTCGATCGCACTGGCCTTCGCCACCTGGGACGGCATCGGCTTCGACTCGATCAAGTGGGTCGGGCTGCAGAACTTCCGTGAACTGTTCACCATCAACCCGCAGTTCTGGCCCGCCGTCCAGCACAACATCATCTGGTTCGCGGCACTCATCCTGATCCCGACCCCGCTCGGCCTGTTCCTGGCCGTGCAGCTGGACAAGCAGATCCGCTTCAGCCGCGTCTACCAGACCGCCTTCTTCCTGCCGGTCGTGGTCTCGATGGCGGTCATCGGCTTCGTCTGGCAGCTCGTCTACAACCCCGACACGGGCCTGATCAACAGCCTCATCGGCGCCAACCAGCCCGGCCACTACATCGACTGGATCGGCGACCCCGACCTCAATCTCTGGGCCATCCTCATCGCCGCCTCCTGGCGCCACGCCGGCTACATGATGATCCTGTACCTGGCCGGCCTCAAGAGCGTCGACCCGTCCCTGCGGGAAGCCTCCGCCCTGGACGGCGCCAACGAATGGCAGACGTTCAAGAGCGTCATCTTCCCCACCCTGCGCCCCACCAACACCGTCGTCCTGGTCGTCACCATCATCGAGGCCCTGCGCGCCTTCGACCTCGTCTTCGTCTTCAACAAGGGCGCCGAGGGCACCGAACTGCTCTCCATCCTCGTCACCAACAACATCATCGGAGAGTCCAGCCGCATCGGATACGGCTCCGCCATCGCCGTCGTCCTCCTGGTCATCTCCCTCGCCGTGATCATCCCGTACCTGATCGCGACCTTCCGGAAGGAGCGGCAAGCGTGA
- a CDS encoding carbohydrate ABC transporter permease: MSTLADTTAATGAPKTRTPLRPARILLHLFLAGAALAWLAPLLWALYAALRPYGETSDKGYVSWPDKLNFDNFTNAFTQSDMTHYFVNTLIVAVPAVLLTLFLSSMVAFYVSRFDFRVNLFLLLVFTAGNLLPQQVIITPLYRLYLLIDIPGITMSGKLYDSALGLVLIHVAFQSGFCAFVLSNYMRSLPHELTEAALVDGASVWRLYWQIVLPLCKPAMAALATLLSIWIYNDFFWALVLISTGENMPITSALNNLSGQYFTDPNLVAAGALLTAIPTLIVYFALQRQFVSGLTLGANKG, from the coding sequence GTGAGCACCCTCGCCGACACCACCGCCGCGACCGGCGCTCCCAAGACGCGCACCCCCCTGCGCCCCGCCCGGATCCTCCTGCACCTCTTCCTCGCCGGCGCGGCACTGGCCTGGCTGGCCCCCCTGCTGTGGGCCCTGTACGCCGCCCTGCGCCCCTACGGCGAGACCAGCGACAAGGGCTACGTCTCCTGGCCCGACAAGCTGAACTTCGACAACTTCACGAACGCGTTCACCCAGTCGGACATGACGCACTACTTCGTGAACACGTTGATCGTCGCCGTCCCCGCGGTCCTGCTGACGCTGTTCCTGTCCTCCATGGTCGCCTTCTACGTCAGCCGCTTCGACTTCCGCGTCAACCTCTTCCTCCTGCTGGTCTTCACCGCCGGCAACCTGCTCCCGCAGCAGGTCATCATCACCCCGCTGTACCGCCTGTACCTGCTCATCGACATCCCCGGCATCACGATGAGCGGCAAGCTGTACGACTCCGCGCTCGGCCTGGTCCTCATCCACGTGGCCTTCCAGTCCGGGTTCTGCGCCTTCGTCCTCAGCAACTACATGCGCTCCCTGCCCCACGAGCTGACCGAGGCCGCCCTCGTCGACGGCGCCTCCGTGTGGCGCCTGTACTGGCAGATCGTGCTGCCGCTGTGCAAGCCCGCGATGGCCGCCCTGGCGACCCTGCTCTCCATCTGGATCTACAACGACTTCTTCTGGGCCCTCGTACTGATCTCCACCGGCGAGAACATGCCGATCACCTCGGCCCTGAACAACCTCTCCGGCCAGTACTTCACCGACCCCAACCTGGTCGCCGCCGGCGCCCTGCTCACCGCCATCCCCACCTTGATCGTCTACTTCGCACTCCAGCGACAGTTCGTCAGCGGCCTCACCCTGGGCGCCAACAAGGGCTGA